The following coding sequences are from one Actinomycetota bacterium window:
- a CDS encoding M20/M25/M40 family metallo-hydrolase gives MRDIAVEDIRGMVEDRKNEIIEWTKKVIAFPSENRPPIGYEADMQAFILNQCRDLGMKVDSFSPTSVKGAQKHPWWLKGREYSQGRNNVAAVWKGTNQKKSLLFSGHADVAPFEPGEWKITEPFTPKIIEGKLYGRGSADLKGGMAAAFWAIKILKEMGFKPGGDIIFESVVDEEFAGGNGTLASRIKGYNTDLAILVEPTRMEVCTACQGAFLGDITLKGRAGMPYMGLEIANPIYGASSLIDTFRQWGDQWIARHQHPLFGEKGKELKILLWDINSKSEDEFTQMGTPLVANLSWIVWCYPGTDEQKFKQDFIAFWQKQAEQNPDLKPFKLEHKFTYHYVRPWEISADHDAVKEVLNSYQQYSGKAASIGGAAFSCDMAIYGEVGNMPTVILGPRGDNLHAPDEWVLVEDIISLTGIFANLACNWTA, from the coding sequence GATGGTGGAGGACCGGAAAAATGAGATTATTGAATGGACTAAGAAGGTTATAGCTTTCCCCAGTGAAAATAGGCCTCCTATCGGTTATGAAGCAGACATGCAGGCATTTATTTTAAACCAATGCCGTGATCTGGGAATGAAGGTAGACTCTTTTTCCCCTACCAGCGTAAAGGGAGCCCAAAAACATCCCTGGTGGCTAAAGGGAAGAGAATACAGCCAGGGCAGGAATAATGTAGCAGCGGTGTGGAAAGGGACAAACCAAAAGAAGTCTTTGCTGTTTAGCGGACATGCAGACGTAGCCCCTTTTGAGCCCGGGGAGTGGAAAATTACAGAACCCTTTACCCCAAAAATAATAGAGGGGAAACTTTATGGCCGGGGTTCAGCTGATCTTAAAGGAGGAATGGCTGCTGCCTTTTGGGCCATTAAAATACTTAAGGAAATGGGTTTTAAACCTGGCGGCGACATTATTTTTGAGAGTGTAGTAGATGAAGAGTTTGCTGGGGGTAATGGCACTTTAGCTTCCAGGATTAAAGGCTATAATACTGATCTGGCAATCCTGGTAGAACCTACCAGGATGGAGGTTTGTACCGCCTGCCAAGGTGCATTTTTAGGCGATATAACACTTAAAGGGAGGGCTGGAATGCCCTATATGGGATTGGAGATAGCTAATCCCATTTACGGAGCCTCATCACTAATAGATACTTTCAGGCAATGGGGAGATCAATGGATTGCCCGGCATCAACATCCTTTGTTTGGGGAGAAGGGTAAAGAGCTGAAAATACTATTATGGGACATAAACTCCAAAAGTGAAGATGAATTTACCCAGATGGGCACTCCCCTGGTGGCCAACCTCTCCTGGATTGTCTGGTGTTATCCTGGAACTGATGAACAAAAGTTTAAGCAAGATTTTATTGCTTTCTGGCAAAAACAGGCAGAGCAAAATCCTGACCTCAAGCCCTTCAAGCTGGAACATAAATTTACCTACCATTATGTAAGGCCCTGGGAAATAAGTGCTGACCATGATGCCGTAAAAGAAGTGCTTAATTCCTATCAGCAGTATTCAGGCAAAGCGGCTTCCATAGGAGGAGCTGCATTTTCCTGTGATATGGCTATATATGGAGAGGTAGGAAATATGCCTACCGTTATCCTGGGCCCCCGAGGGGACAATCTTCATGCGCCTGATGAGTGGGTATTGGTAGAAGATATAATTTCCCTGACCGGCATCTTTGCCAATTTGGCCTGCAATTGGACTGCCTAG
- a CDS encoding cyclase family protein codes for MKLIDASGPLYEGMWSYGTPYPDYRLKQLENPGWVDFKASSQEFIGLSTATGTYIDGPSHALGLKNADPMHKIPLDKLFDVDAYVLKFDLDRLDKQDGKPYISLDDIKQTEKEDIAENSNIIFATGWGQHWDKPDFLTSCWFFKKDAMEYIVSKKPFMLGIDTPSIDNVKHKQGLWPLIFNNNIYLLAPLVNIENIEKSKVKLYVCPLKALNTTGLPCRVIIKEEDQIAS; via the coding sequence ATGAAACTTATTGACGCTTCAGGACCACTTTATGAAGGAATGTGGTCTTATGGAACCCCTTACCCTGACTACAGATTAAAACAATTGGAAAACCCGGGCTGGGTGGATTTTAAGGCCAGTTCCCAGGAATTTATAGGCCTTTCTACAGCTACTGGAACCTATATTGATGGTCCTAGCCATGCCCTGGGCCTAAAAAACGCTGATCCAATGCATAAAATACCATTAGACAAACTATTTGATGTAGATGCATATGTCCTAAAATTTGACCTTGACCGGCTGGATAAACAAGATGGCAAACCCTATATTTCTCTTGACGATATAAAGCAGACAGAAAAAGAAGACATTGCAGAAAATTCAAATATAATTTTTGCAACTGGCTGGGGACAACACTGGGATAAGCCTGATTTTCTTACCAGCTGCTGGTTTTTCAAAAAAGATGCTATGGAATACATAGTAAGCAAGAAGCCTTTCATGCTGGGCATTGATACTCCTTCTATTGATAATGTTAAACACAAGCAAGGTTTATGGCCCCTTATCTTCAATAATAATATTTACCTGTTAGCACCCCTGGTAAACATTGAAAATATTGAAAAATCCAAAGTCAAGCTCTATGTTTGCCCCCTTAAAGCGTTAAATACTACTGGCCTACCCTGCAGGGTGATCATCAAGGAAGAGGATCAAATAGCCAGTTAG
- a CDS encoding alpha/beta hydrolase: MPLATRLQESDSIAMNLKNTLETGYLKTGLPYAKLGNQPGIILNIEALSMNHKPPSGISLRQFVNQHQLLAKYYSVYLVGRKPNMPDHYYMADMAKDYALAIHRQWSKPVHVMGISTGGQIGQYLAAGYPQLVHKLVIISSAFRLSQKGKEIEGRAASYFKQEKYGKAMSALMELVLTPGLKTKLIQPMVQIMGNIACKNLPFPQDFLLEVRADREMDFSQGLKDIKAPTLVLGGDKDIAYSLPDIKTTAENIANSKLIIYKGHGHGLPMANSVQIQKDIYEFLKD; encoded by the coding sequence TTGCCTCTGGCTACCAGGCTGCAGGAGAGTGATTCTATTGCCATGAACCTAAAAAATACACTGGAAACCGGATACCTAAAAACTGGCCTACCTTATGCCAAGCTTGGAAACCAGCCTGGCATTATTTTAAATATTGAAGCCTTGTCTATGAACCATAAGCCCCCTTCAGGTATAAGTTTAAGACAATTTGTTAACCAGCATCAATTGCTGGCCAAGTACTATTCGGTTTATCTTGTAGGAAGAAAACCTAATATGCCCGACCATTATTATATGGCAGACATGGCTAAGGATTATGCCCTGGCCATTCACAGGCAATGGTCAAAACCTGTTCATGTTATGGGCATATCCACCGGGGGCCAAATAGGCCAATATTTAGCGGCAGGCTATCCGCAACTGGTCCATAAACTGGTTATAATATCTTCTGCATTCAGATTAAGCCAGAAAGGAAAAGAAATTGAGGGCAGGGCAGCCTCCTATTTTAAGCAGGAAAAATATGGTAAAGCTATGTCTGCATTAATGGAGCTGGTACTTACACCAGGGTTGAAAACCAAATTAATCCAGCCCATGGTCCAAATTATGGGAAACATTGCCTGTAAGAATCTACCCTTCCCCCAGGATTTTCTGTTGGAGGTTAGGGCAGATAGGGAAATGGATTTTAGCCAAGGCCTAAAGGATATTAAGGCCCCCACCCTGGTTCTGGGCGGTGATAAAGATATTGCCTATTCCCTGCCGGATATTAAAACCACTGCTGAAAACATTGCTAATTCCAAGCTGATCATCTATAAAGGACATGGGCACGGTTTGCCTATGGCTAATTCTGTCCAGATACAAAAAGACATATATGAATTCCTAAAAGACTAA
- a CDS encoding transglutaminase domain-containing protein: MILTAACSKPSSTEIQSQGLEEAKLSRKAEPGQFENNISFSLVSKVNLPGQAIDVDVKDCYAYLTDDLGQLYVIDFADLANPETIGKVRGIDSANIVIIEGNYAYISYTSWQGDQQNYYTQCGLKIVDISNPENPELIGDYISGSETEKSVQGIFIDNDFAYLNSTQLVGDDQQSQLEIIDISDKGNPAKISELKVEGMPWGIHVSGGYAYLNTTLYGQEYPLGQQSQLLIIDVQNPQMPQQVSSFKVMEGTAGIYVQKDFVFLSNNTLDFEDTEVKSNLQIVDVSDKENPKARGKCIIAGQGWELDMVANYILVSDLEGGVHAINIEDKDHPTVADIYYTPGTSYDITVEGNYGYIADGFSGISVISLSGEGPTEESIFTGENTAPVAQFEIGGDSIKKDVFPVGVPVYFSAASSYDINADDLNFSWEINGNRYEQEKVSQIFDAEGSYDIVLKVSDGVLDSETVKSIEIEEAPICIAPAKERNIEVEIEYQLKNLSSTTIKDIHCYASVPQTYLPFQRVNEISVSSDDFQEVYDHSFNQILHIDYQNLEVGPGEELKATVTANLDMINFKFLDLDYKNLSYGQDDPDLSFYTMADLYIDSDHKIIKEAAQKVIGSEQRPVVIMEKLYYYVTDLMDYDFKRADDPQYPLMYASEILQTGKGVCADYAVLYAALLRASGIPCRVASGIPLYTAILEGGYLEVGHAWVEVKFPQYGWVPIDITIEDFFMSTDYNMNLATERGSGFLHRSTTMDWTSYYFDGFIYSWEGDDIPEVEQALIYRISE; this comes from the coding sequence ATGATATTAACTGCTGCCTGCAGTAAGCCATCAAGCACAGAAATACAAAGTCAGGGATTAGAGGAAGCTAAGCTTAGCCGTAAAGCTGAACCGGGGCAGTTTGAAAATAACATTAGTTTTTCCCTGGTTAGCAAGGTAAATTTACCCGGCCAAGCTATAGATGTGGATGTTAAAGACTGTTATGCATATCTTACCGATGACTTAGGACAACTGTATGTTATTGATTTTGCAGATTTAGCTAACCCAGAGACCATAGGCAAGGTGAGAGGTATAGACTCTGCCAACATAGTGATAATAGAAGGTAATTATGCCTATATTTCCTATACCAGCTGGCAGGGAGACCAGCAAAATTATTATACTCAATGCGGGCTAAAAATTGTGGACATAAGCAATCCTGAAAACCCGGAACTCATTGGAGACTATATTAGCGGAAGTGAAACCGAGAAGTCTGTACAGGGGATATTTATCGATAATGATTTTGCCTATTTAAACAGCACTCAACTGGTAGGAGACGATCAGCAGAGCCAGTTAGAAATTATTGATATTTCAGATAAAGGGAACCCTGCAAAAATATCAGAGCTAAAGGTAGAAGGTATGCCCTGGGGTATACATGTAAGTGGAGGTTATGCTTACCTTAACACCACTTTATATGGACAGGAGTATCCTTTGGGACAACAGAGCCAGTTATTGATAATAGATGTACAAAATCCCCAAATGCCACAACAAGTTTCCAGCTTTAAAGTAATGGAGGGCACTGCTGGAATTTATGTTCAAAAAGATTTTGTTTTCCTTTCCAACAACACGCTGGATTTTGAGGATACAGAAGTTAAAAGCAATCTTCAAATTGTAGATGTGTCTGATAAAGAAAATCCTAAAGCCAGGGGCAAATGCATCATCGCAGGCCAGGGTTGGGAATTGGATATGGTAGCCAACTATATTTTGGTATCGGACCTGGAAGGTGGGGTACATGCTATAAATATTGAAGATAAAGATCATCCAACGGTGGCAGACATTTATTATACCCCCGGAACTTCTTATGATATTACGGTGGAAGGAAATTATGGCTATATTGCGGACGGTTTCTCGGGAATATCAGTAATTTCCCTATCAGGTGAAGGTCCAACTGAAGAAAGTATATTTACAGGGGAAAATACAGCTCCTGTAGCACAGTTTGAAATAGGGGGGGACAGCATAAAAAAAGACGTATTTCCGGTGGGTGTACCGGTATATTTTTCAGCAGCATCTTCTTATGATATTAATGCTGATGATCTAAATTTTAGCTGGGAAATTAATGGAAATAGGTATGAACAGGAAAAAGTTTCCCAAATATTTGATGCTGAAGGCAGCTATGATATTGTCTTGAAAGTAAGCGATGGAGTTTTGGATTCAGAAACTGTAAAAAGTATAGAAATTGAGGAAGCACCTATTTGTATAGCTCCGGCAAAAGAAAGAAATATAGAGGTTGAAATAGAATATCAGCTAAAGAACTTAAGTTCTACTACTATAAAGGATATTCATTGTTATGCATCAGTTCCCCAGACCTATTTGCCTTTCCAAAGGGTGAATGAAATTTCAGTAAGCTCTGATGACTTCCAGGAAGTTTATGACCATAGTTTCAATCAGATACTGCATATTGATTACCAGAATCTGGAAGTTGGGCCCGGAGAAGAATTAAAAGCCACGGTGACTGCTAATTTAGATATGATAAACTTTAAATTTTTAGACCTAGACTATAAAAATCTGAGTTACGGCCAGGATGATCCCGACCTTTCTTTTTATACTATGGCAGACTTGTATATAGATTCTGATCATAAAATCATAAAGGAAGCAGCCCAAAAGGTTATAGGCAGTGAGCAGAGGCCGGTGGTGATAATGGAGAAGCTTTATTATTATGTAACAGACTTAATGGATTATGATTTTAAAAGAGCTGATGACCCTCAGTATCCGCTTATGTATGCCTCCGAGATTCTGCAAACAGGTAAAGGAGTTTGCGCTGATTATGCAGTTCTATATGCAGCCCTGCTTAGGGCTTCCGGTATACCGTGCAGGGTAGCCAGCGGTATACCGTTATATACCGCAATACTGGAAGGAGGCTATCTGGAAGTAGGACATGCCTGGGTGGAGGTAAAATTTCCCCAATACGGTTGGGTTCCTATAGATATAACTATTGAGGATTTCTTTATGTCTACTGATTATAATATGAACCTGGCTACCGAAAGAGGTTCAGGCTTTTTACACCGCAGCACTACTATGGACTGGACCAGCTATTATTTTGATGGCTTTATATATTCTTGGGAAGGAGATGATATTCCGGAGGTTGAACAGGCATTAATTTACAGAATTTCGGAATAA